The Cyanobacteriota bacterium DNA window CTAGTTAGATGAGCCAAGTCCAGCGTAAGCACCGTAGAAAAATAATCCAACAATCGCAAGCACACCTAAGCCAGCAACAACTGCAACAAGCCATAGGGGGATACGTCCAGGTTGAGACACAACAATCACCTCTCTGTACAAATAGATCAACTAAGACTAACTAGTTAAAGAAATAGCTAGAGAATAAAATGCCGAGTACAAACACCAACAACAAGCCTAAAAACAGTGATGTTCGGTTAAGCTCAACTGGTTGCTTATTGGGATTTGGAGTCCGTTCCATAATGCCTCCCTACCGTTGAATAAACTGCATGGCTGCGATCGCACCCAAAAAGAAAATTGTGGGTACTGCCAGCGTATGAACTGCCAACCAACGAACTGTAAAAATTGGGTATGTAGTTGGCTGATTAGGATTGTTACTTGTCATAGTCAATAACTCTCACCTTACTCTTTTGAAAACTCGCCAATCTGCTGT harbors:
- a CDS encoding photosystem II reaction center protein J; the protein is MSQPGRIPLWLVAVVAGLGVLAIVGLFFYGAYAGLGSSN
- the psbF gene encoding cytochrome b559 subunit beta, producing MTSNNPNQPTTYPIFTVRWLAVHTLAVPTIFFLGAIAAMQFIQR
- a CDS encoding photosystem II reaction center protein L, whose translation is MERTPNPNKQPVELNRTSLFLGLLLVFVLGILFSSYFFN